The following proteins are co-located in the Noviherbaspirillum sp. UKPF54 genome:
- a CDS encoding peptide chain release factor 3, with the protein MSSAPDLPTADTAEVASESRKAPAELIAREVARRRTFGIISHPDAGKTTLTEKLLLFSGAIQLAGTVKARKSGRHATSDWMEIEKQRGISVASSVMQFEYRDHVVNLLDTPGHQDFSEDTYRVLTAVDSALMVIDAAKGVEEQTIKLLNVCRMRDTPILTFMNKLDRECRDPLELLDEVESVLKIQCAPVTWPIGMGKNFRGVYHLLRDEILLFKAGEERADQEFEVVQGIDNPRLAEMFPLEIEQLKMEVELVHGASHPFNLEEFLAGKQTPVFFGSAINNFGVREILNALLDWAPAPRERDATVRSVAPVEAPFSGFVFKIQANMDPAHRDRIAFLRVCSGRFERGMKIKHLRLNREIKVSSVVTFMASSREQVEEAYAGDIIGLPNHGNMQIGDSFSEGELLQFTGIPYFAPDFFRSVRIRNPLKIKQLHKGLQQLGEEGAVQVFKPVHGGDLVLGAVGVLQFEVVASRLLNEYGVDAVFEGTSISSARWVTSNDKKALADFEKSSAGANVAFDAAGNMAYLATSGVNLKLTQERWPQLTFHSTREHAVKLS; encoded by the coding sequence ATGTCCTCCGCTCCAGATCTCCCGACCGCCGATACCGCCGAGGTCGCCTCCGAATCCCGCAAGGCTCCCGCCGAGCTGATCGCGCGCGAAGTCGCGCGGCGCCGTACCTTCGGCATCATTTCCCACCCGGACGCCGGTAAAACCACGCTGACGGAAAAGCTGCTGCTGTTCTCGGGCGCGATCCAGCTCGCCGGCACGGTCAAGGCGCGCAAGAGCGGCCGCCATGCGACTTCCGACTGGATGGAGATCGAAAAGCAGCGCGGCATTTCGGTGGCCAGCTCGGTGATGCAGTTCGAATACCGCGACCACGTGGTCAACCTGCTCGACACGCCGGGCCACCAGGACTTTTCGGAAGACACCTATCGCGTGCTGACCGCGGTCGACTCGGCGCTGATGGTGATCGACGCCGCCAAGGGCGTGGAAGAGCAGACCATCAAGCTGCTCAACGTGTGCCGCATGCGCGATACGCCGATCCTGACCTTCATGAACAAGCTGGACCGCGAGTGCCGCGATCCGCTGGAGCTTCTGGACGAAGTCGAATCGGTGCTGAAGATCCAGTGCGCGCCGGTGACATGGCCGATCGGCATGGGCAAGAACTTCCGCGGCGTGTATCACCTGCTGCGCGATGAAATCCTGCTGTTCAAGGCGGGCGAGGAACGCGCCGATCAGGAATTCGAAGTGGTCCAGGGCATCGACAACCCGCGTCTGGCCGAGATGTTCCCGCTCGAGATCGAACAGCTGAAGATGGAGGTGGAACTGGTGCATGGTGCATCGCATCCGTTCAACCTCGAGGAATTCCTTGCAGGTAAGCAAACGCCGGTCTTCTTCGGCTCGGCGATCAACAATTTCGGCGTGCGCGAAATCCTCAATGCGCTGCTGGACTGGGCGCCGGCGCCGCGCGAACGCGATGCGACCGTGCGCTCGGTGGCGCCGGTCGAGGCGCCTTTCTCAGGCTTCGTGTTCAAGATCCAGGCCAACATGGACCCGGCGCACCGCGACCGTATTGCATTTTTGCGCGTGTGTTCCGGCCGTTTCGAGCGCGGCATGAAAATCAAGCACCTGCGCCTGAACCGCGAGATCAAGGTATCGTCGGTCGTGACTTTCATGGCCTCTTCCCGCGAACAGGTGGAAGAAGCCTATGCGGGCGACATCATCGGCTTGCCGAATCATGGCAACATGCAGATCGGCGACAGTTTTTCCGAAGGTGAATTGCTGCAATTCACCGGTATTCCGTATTTCGCGCCGGATTTCTTCCGCTCGGTGCGCATTCGCAATCCGCTGAAGATCAAGCAATTGCACAAGGGCTTGCAGCAGCTGGGCGAGGAGGGCGCAGTCCAGGTCTTCAAGCCGGTGCATGGGGGCGACCTGGTGCTGGGCGCGGTCGGCGTGCTGCAGTTCGAAGTGGTGGCGTCCCGCCTGCTGAACGAATACGGCGTCGATGCGGTTTTCGAAGGCACCAGCATCAGCAGCGCGCGCTGGGTTACATCTAATGACAAGAAGGCTCTGGCGGATTTCGAAAAATCCTCGGCCGGCGCCAATGTCGCTTTTGACGCTGCGGGGAATATGGCTTATCTGGCAACTTCCGGCGTCAATCTCAAGCTCACGCAGGAGCGTTGGCCGCAGCTGACTTTCCATTCCACCAGGGAACACGCGGTAAAGCTGAGCTGA
- the orn gene encoding oligoribonuclease, whose amino-acid sequence MSQATNSNVPANAPARPNEFNLIWVDMEMTGLDPDNDRIIEVAVVVTDSELNVLAEGPVFAIHQPDEVLDRMDAWNKGTHGRSGLIDRVKASTVTEADAETALIDFLKHFVPAGKSPMCGNSICQDRRFMARGMPKLETFFHYRNLDVSTLKELCKRWKPSVASGFKKHQKHTALADIVESIEELRYYREHFIKE is encoded by the coding sequence ATGTCACAAGCTACCAATTCCAACGTTCCTGCCAACGCGCCCGCCCGGCCCAATGAATTCAACCTGATCTGGGTTGACATGGAAATGACCGGGCTGGACCCGGACAACGACCGCATTATCGAAGTGGCGGTCGTGGTGACCGACTCCGAGTTGAATGTGCTGGCCGAAGGCCCGGTGTTCGCGATTCACCAGCCGGACGAGGTGCTGGACCGCATGGACGCTTGGAACAAGGGCACGCATGGCCGGTCCGGCCTGATCGACCGTGTGAAGGCGTCGACCGTGACGGAAGCGGATGCTGAAACGGCATTGATCGATTTTCTCAAGCATTTTGTGCCGGCCGGTAAGTCGCCGATGTGCGGCAACTCGATCTGTCAGGACCGCCGCTTCATGGCGCGCGGCATGCCGAAACTGGAAACGTTTTTCCACTATCGCAACCTCGACGTGTCGACGCTGAAAGAATTGTGCAAGCGCTGGAAGCCGTCAGTGGCAAGCGGTTTCAAGAAACACCAGAAGCATACGGCGCTGGCCGATATCGTCGAGTCGATCGAAGAGCTGCGCTATTACCGCGAGCATTTCATCAAAGAGTAA
- a CDS encoding M48 family metallopeptidase, producing the protein MSSLAFSVLFIGFLAVTLLVRFWLGSRQIRHVLAHRNAVPAEFAEKIPLYAHQKAADYTVAKTKLGLLTMLVNAAVLIGFTLLGGLQALSEYLFRLTGPGMAYQLLLIASFAFISAAIDLPFDYYKQFVLEARFGFNKMSLRLFVTDLIKNIIIGTIIGLPLLWVILTLMAKSGDLWWLYAWFVWSGFQLLMLVLYPTVIAPLFNKFTPLQDENLRARIESLMQRVGFASKGLFVMDGSKRSAHGNAYFSGFGAAKRIVFFDTLLARLAPQEIEAVLAHELGHFKLKHVIKRIAVMFALSLGFLALLGYLKTQIWFFTGLGVNPMLLGNNDAMALILFMLALPVFTFLLSPLTSITSRKHEFEADAFAARHTEASDLVAALVKLYEDNASTLTPDPLHSAFYDSHPPASVRIQHLLAGR; encoded by the coding sequence ATGTCTTCACTTGCGTTTTCGGTATTATTCATCGGTTTTCTCGCTGTTACGCTGCTGGTGCGCTTCTGGCTGGGCTCGCGCCAGATCCGTCACGTGCTGGCCCACCGCAACGCGGTGCCGGCGGAATTCGCCGAAAAGATCCCATTGTATGCGCATCAAAAGGCGGCGGATTATACCGTTGCCAAGACCAAGCTGGGATTGCTGACGATGCTGGTGAACGCGGCGGTGCTGATCGGTTTCACGCTGCTGGGCGGCTTGCAGGCGCTTTCAGAATACCTCTTCAGGCTGACCGGCCCCGGCATGGCGTACCAGTTGCTGCTCATCGCCTCGTTCGCATTCATCTCGGCGGCCATCGACCTGCCGTTCGACTATTACAAGCAATTCGTGCTCGAAGCCCGCTTCGGCTTCAACAAGATGAGCCTGCGCCTGTTCGTGACCGACCTGATCAAGAACATCATCATCGGCACCATCATCGGCCTGCCGCTCCTGTGGGTGATACTGACACTGATGGCGAAGTCCGGCGACCTGTGGTGGCTGTACGCCTGGTTCGTATGGAGCGGATTCCAGCTGCTGATGCTGGTGCTGTATCCGACCGTGATCGCGCCGCTGTTCAACAAGTTCACGCCGCTGCAGGACGAGAACCTGCGTGCGCGCATCGAGAGCCTGATGCAGCGCGTCGGCTTCGCGTCGAAAGGCTTGTTCGTGATGGATGGTTCCAAGCGCAGCGCGCACGGCAATGCCTATTTCTCAGGCTTCGGCGCAGCCAAGCGCATCGTGTTTTTCGACACTCTGCTGGCGCGCCTGGCGCCGCAGGAAATCGAAGCGGTGCTGGCGCACGAACTCGGCCACTTCAAGCTCAAGCACGTGATCAAGCGCATCGCCGTCATGTTCGCGCTCTCGCTCGGCTTTCTCGCGCTGCTAGGCTACCTGAAGACGCAAATCTGGTTCTTCACCGGCCTGGGCGTCAACCCCATGCTGTTGGGTAACAACGACGCGATGGCGCTGATCCTGTTCATGCTGGCACTGCCGGTGTTCACCTTCCTGCTCTCGCCGCTGACGTCGATCACCTCGCGCAAGCATGAATTCGAAGCCGACGCGTTCGCCGCCCGGCATACGGAGGCATCCGACCTCGTCGCAGCGCTGGTGAAGCTGTATGAAGACAACGCCTCGACGCTGACGCCGGACCCGCTCCATTCGGCGTTCTACGACTCCCATCCGCCAGCCAGCGTGCGGATCCAGCATCTGCTTGCCGGCCGATAA
- a CDS encoding 4a-hydroxytetrahydrobiopterin dehydratase, translated as MVTANELLKKRCRHLDTGLSDAQIKEHLAAVDGWSLQDGKVAKTFSFANYYETLAFVNAIAYVIHAEDHHPELAVTYNRCVVKFDTHSVNGGRGGISENDFICAAKVDAVFHQRAA; from the coding sequence ATGGTTACCGCCAACGAACTGTTGAAAAAGAGATGCCGGCATCTGGATACCGGCCTGAGCGATGCCCAGATCAAGGAGCATCTTGCCGCCGTCGACGGCTGGTCGCTACAGGATGGCAAGGTCGCCAAGACCTTCAGCTTCGCGAACTACTACGAAACGCTGGCTTTCGTAAATGCGATCGCCTACGTGATCCATGCCGAAGACCATCATCCGGAACTGGCCGTCACCTATAACCGCTGCGTCGTGAAGTTCGACACGCATTCGGTGAACGGCGGACGCGGCGGCATCTCCGAGAACGACTTCATTTGTGCGGCCAAGGTGGACGCCGTGTTTCACCAGCGCGCGGCCTGA
- the rsgA gene encoding ribosome small subunit-dependent GTPase A encodes MAGKIGTIIAAHGRHYLAQVDGIRLQCVTRGKKSDVAVGDIVRIKETSPNQGVIEAIDERKTLLYRSDQYKSKLLAANVTQLFIVVATEPGFSDDLVSRALIAAEAAGIAAHIVLNKTDVTELLPKARERVALYASLGYRVHEVSARSAPDAACETLLPLMRGQSSILIGQSGMGKSSLINLLVPDADIATREISAALDSGKHTTTFTRLYAIGTDCAIIDSPGFQEFGLYHLSEGMLERAFREFGPHLGKCRFYNCHHLTEPGCAVLAAVEANTIAPMRHALYQQLLHESSQKIGY; translated from the coding sequence ATGGCGGGAAAGATCGGCACCATCATCGCGGCGCACGGCCGGCATTACCTGGCCCAGGTCGACGGGATACGGCTGCAGTGCGTCACACGAGGCAAGAAAAGCGACGTTGCCGTGGGCGATATCGTCCGGATCAAGGAAACGTCACCCAATCAGGGCGTGATCGAAGCTATCGACGAGCGCAAGACGCTGCTGTACCGCTCCGACCAGTACAAGTCCAAGCTGCTGGCGGCGAACGTGACGCAGCTGTTCATCGTCGTCGCCACCGAGCCGGGTTTTTCCGACGACCTGGTATCGCGCGCGCTGATCGCCGCCGAAGCCGCCGGCATCGCGGCGCACATCGTGCTCAACAAAACCGACGTGACGGAGTTGCTGCCCAAGGCGCGCGAACGCGTCGCGCTCTATGCCTCGCTCGGCTATCGGGTCCATGAGGTATCGGCGCGCAGCGCGCCGGATGCCGCCTGCGAAACACTGCTGCCGCTGATGCGCGGCCAGTCGTCAATCCTGATCGGCCAGTCCGGCATGGGCAAGTCGTCGCTGATCAATTTGCTGGTGCCTGATGCGGATATCGCCACGCGCGAGATTTCCGCCGCGCTCGACTCGGGCAAGCACACTACCACCTTCACCCGCCTGTATGCCATCGGAACGGACTGCGCGATCATCGACTCGCCCGGTTTCCAGGAATTCGGTCTGTATCACCTGAGCGAAGGCATGCTGGAGCGGGCGTTCCGCGAGTTCGGCCCGCATCTCGGCAAGTGCCGGTTCTATAACTGCCATCACCTGACCGAGCCCGGCTGCGCGGTCCTGGCCGCGGTCGAGGCAAACACGATTGCGCCGATGCGGCATGCGCTGTACCAGCAGCTCCTGCACGAGTCGTCGCAAAAGATCGGCTACTAG
- a CDS encoding DUF2269 domain-containing protein: MSTYLIFKTLHIISSVVLVGTGLGSAFYLFCANRSKSLEAQAVVARFVVLADWIFTTPAVILQPVTGLAMLSLAGWPASTPWVMWSIALYLLAGACWLPVLWLQIRMKRMADDALRSGAALPARYWTYARWWEGLGYPAFVSMVAVYFLMVNKPGF, from the coding sequence ATGTCCACCTACCTGATTTTCAAGACGCTTCATATCATTTCATCCGTCGTCCTGGTCGGCACCGGCCTCGGTTCGGCGTTCTACCTGTTTTGCGCCAACCGCAGCAAGAGCCTGGAGGCGCAAGCCGTGGTGGCGCGCTTCGTGGTGCTGGCCGATTGGATATTCACCACGCCGGCCGTCATCCTGCAACCGGTGACGGGCTTGGCGATGCTGTCGCTGGCTGGTTGGCCGGCGAGCACGCCGTGGGTGATGTGGTCGATCGCGCTGTATCTGCTGGCGGGCGCCTGCTGGTTGCCGGTGCTGTGGCTGCAGATCCGGATGAAAAGGATGGCAGACGATGCGCTCCGGTCCGGGGCAGCGTTGCCGGCCCGTTACTGGACCTATGCGCGCTGGTGGGAAGGGCTGGGTTATCCGGCCTTCGTCTCGATGGTGGCGGTGTACTTCCTGATGGTGAACAAGCCGGGATTCTAG
- a CDS encoding SDR family oxidoreductase: MKILVCGAKGFIGRHLCAALAAAGHEVVRGVRGATAPDEVTIDYACDLRSDAWLPRLKGIDAVVNAVGILGESGDARFEAIHRDAPAVLFQACAQAGVARVLQISALGGMEGRASTPYMRTKREADALLMASPLDWTILRPSLVVGVDGESSRLFRTLASLPLIGLPGAGDQLLQPVHIDDLCQAAVHILASDRYARRIVDVVGPRPMTYRAMLAAYRKAMKLRVPVWLPIPLGVVRLAARWAAKLPQRVLTPDTLRMLNEGNVGDPEPLREILGRPPLEPARWFAAIPAELLRWQAIAGWMLPLFRVTLAVVWIVTGLLSLGLYPVADSLVMLDRIGLHGTAAQVALYGAALLDCVFGIATLAIPRRALWRLQIALILGYTAIITLFLPQFWLHPFGPVLKNLPILALLVVLDASETR; encoded by the coding sequence ATGAAAATACTTGTATGCGGTGCCAAAGGCTTTATCGGGCGCCATCTTTGCGCGGCGCTCGCCGCTGCCGGCCATGAGGTGGTGCGAGGCGTACGAGGCGCGACTGCGCCCGATGAGGTGACGATCGACTATGCGTGCGACCTGCGGTCCGACGCTTGGCTGCCGCGCCTCAAGGGCATCGATGCTGTCGTCAATGCAGTCGGCATCCTGGGTGAGTCCGGCGACGCGCGTTTCGAGGCAATCCACCGTGATGCGCCGGCGGTCCTGTTCCAGGCGTGCGCACAGGCCGGCGTCGCGCGCGTGCTCCAGATTTCCGCGCTGGGCGGCATGGAGGGGCGGGCGTCGACGCCATATATGCGGACCAAGCGTGAAGCCGATGCGCTTCTGATGGCTTCGCCGCTGGACTGGACGATCCTGCGCCCGTCGCTCGTGGTGGGCGTGGACGGTGAAAGCAGCCGCTTGTTCCGCACGCTGGCGAGCTTGCCGCTGATCGGATTGCCCGGGGCTGGCGACCAGCTTTTGCAACCGGTCCATATCGACGACCTGTGCCAGGCGGCGGTGCATATTCTGGCATCGGATAGATACGCGCGCCGCATCGTCGATGTGGTCGGGCCGCGACCGATGACTTACCGCGCCATGCTCGCGGCCTATCGCAAAGCGATGAAGCTGCGTGTGCCCGTATGGCTGCCGATCCCGCTGGGCGTCGTGCGGTTGGCGGCGCGCTGGGCGGCGAAACTGCCGCAGCGCGTGCTGACGCCCGATACCCTGCGCATGCTGAATGAGGGAAATGTGGGCGATCCGGAGCCACTGCGCGAGATACTGGGCCGGCCGCCGCTGGAGCCTGCACGCTGGTTTGCCGCGATTCCCGCCGAACTGTTGCGCTGGCAGGCGATAGCCGGCTGGATGTTGCCGCTGTTTCGCGTCACGCTCGCCGTTGTCTGGATCGTGACCGGCCTGCTGTCGCTTGGCCTGTATCCGGTTGCGGACAGCCTAGTGATGCTGGACCGGATCGGCCTGCACGGAACGGCGGCGCAAGTGGCGCTTTACGGTGCCGCACTGCTCGATTGCGTGTTCGGCATCGCCACGCTGGCCATTCCGCGCCGCGCATTGTGGCGACTGCAGATCGCGCTGATTCTCGGCTACACCGCCATCATCACGCTGTTCCTGCCGCAGTTCTGGCTGCATCCGTTCGGCCCAGTGCTGAAGAATCTTCCCATCCTTGCGCTCCTGGTCGTGCTGGATGCCTCCGAAACCCGTTAA
- a CDS encoding GbsR/MarR family transcriptional regulator, translating into MELKPIAQKFILHWGEMGTRWGVNRTVSQIHALLYIAGRPMHAEEIAETLGVARSNVSTSLKELQGWKLVKVAHLMGERRDHFETSLDVWELFRTVVRERKEREFDPTITTLRECLASPDLSQEERAAQERIAQTLALMETLTTWADEMLRLEPATLMKLLKMGASVQKFVRGEGKTSAVQQDAGDDGQPLLPLL; encoded by the coding sequence ATGGAACTGAAACCGATCGCGCAAAAATTCATTCTCCATTGGGGCGAAATGGGCACCCGGTGGGGAGTGAACCGTACTGTCAGCCAGATTCATGCACTGCTTTATATTGCAGGCAGGCCGATGCATGCGGAAGAGATCGCCGAAACGCTCGGCGTGGCGCGCTCGAACGTGTCGACCAGCTTGAAAGAGTTGCAAGGCTGGAAGCTGGTCAAGGTAGCCCACCTTATGGGCGAGCGGCGTGACCATTTCGAAACGTCGCTGGACGTATGGGAGTTGTTCCGTACTGTGGTGCGGGAGCGCAAGGAGCGCGAATTCGACCCAACTATCACGACGCTGCGCGAATGTCTGGCCAGCCCTGATTTGTCGCAAGAAGAGCGTGCCGCGCAGGAGCGCATAGCACAGACGCTTGCGCTGATGGAAACCCTGACGACCTGGGCTGATGAAATGCTGCGTCTGGAGCCGGCAACACTGATGAAGCTGCTGAAAATGGGCGCATCGGTGCAAAAGTTTGTGCGCGGAGAGGGGAAGACGTCGGCCGTGCAGCAGGATGCCGGCGATGACGGGCAGCCGCTGCTGCCGTTGCTGTAA
- the argF gene encoding ornithine carbamoyltransferase, translating to MAIKHFLQFSDFTLDEFEYLIERTRIIKRKFKNYEPHHTLLDRTLVMVFEKNSTRTRLSFEAGMHQLGGAAIYLNTRDSQLGRGEPVEDAAQVISRMCDIIMIRTFGQDIIDRFAKHSRVPVINGLTNEHHPCQVLADVFTYIEHRGSIAGKTVAWVGDANNMLYSWLQAAQVFGFHVNVSTPKRYEIDPSLVSQDNINYTVFANPADACAGADLVTTDVWTSMGYEEENAARLKAFAGWIVDGEKMKRAHPDALFMHCLPAHRGEEVAAEVIDGPQSVVWDEAENRLHVQKALLEYLVLGKLN from the coding sequence ATGGCTATCAAACACTTCCTCCAGTTTTCTGACTTTACGCTTGACGAATTCGAGTACCTGATCGAACGTACCCGAATCATCAAACGCAAGTTCAAGAATTACGAGCCCCATCACACGCTGCTCGATCGCACGCTGGTCATGGTGTTCGAAAAGAATTCCACCCGCACCCGACTGTCGTTCGAAGCCGGCATGCACCAGCTGGGCGGCGCGGCGATCTACCTCAACACTCGCGACAGCCAGCTCGGCCGCGGCGAGCCGGTGGAAGACGCGGCGCAGGTGATTTCCCGCATGTGCGACATCATCATGATCCGCACCTTCGGCCAGGACATCATCGACCGTTTTGCCAAGCATTCGCGCGTTCCCGTGATCAACGGCCTGACCAACGAACATCATCCCTGCCAGGTGCTGGCCGATGTGTTCACCTACATCGAGCACCGCGGCTCGATCGCCGGCAAGACTGTGGCCTGGGTGGGCGACGCCAACAACATGCTGTACTCGTGGCTGCAGGCAGCGCAAGTGTTCGGCTTCCACGTCAACGTATCGACCCCCAAGCGCTACGAAATCGATCCGTCGCTGGTATCCCAGGACAACATCAACTACACCGTCTTCGCCAATCCGGCCGACGCCTGCGCGGGAGCAGACCTGGTCACGACCGACGTCTGGACCAGCATGGGCTACGAAGAGGAAAACGCGGCACGCCTGAAAGCCTTCGCCGGCTGGATCGTGGATGGCGAAAAGATGAAGCGCGCCCATCCGGATGCCCTGTTCATGCACTGCTTGCCGGCGCATCGCGGCGAGGAAGTCGCCGCCGAGGTGATCGACGGCCCGCAGTCGGTCGTCTGGGACGAGGCGGAAAACCGGCTGCACGTACAGAAGGCACTGCTCGAATACCTGGTCCTGGGCAAGCTCAATTAA
- the argG gene encoding argininosuccinate synthase, with product MSTILQSVPVNQKVGIAFSGGLDTSAALHWMRQKGAIPYAYTANLGQPDEPDYEAIPKKAKLYGAEQARLIDCREQLVAEGIAALQSGAFHISTAGVTYFNTTPLGRAVTGTMLVAAMQEDQVDIWGDGSTFKGNDIERFYRYGLLVNPALRIYKPWLDNTFIQELGGRKEMSEFLIKSGFDYKMSVEKAYSTDSNMLGATHEAKDLEHLNSGMKIVEPIMGVAFWRDDVEVKREEVSVRFEEGRPVALNGITFANAVDLMMEANRIGGRHGLGMSDQIENRIIEAKSRGIYEAPGLALLFIAYERLVTGIHNEDTIEQYRENGRKLGRLLYQGRWFDPQAIMLREASQRWVARAVTGEVTLELRRGNDYSILNTESPNLTYQPERLTMEKGEGAFTPQDRIGQLTMRNLDITDTRDKLGIYGKAGLLGTTSSVALPRLGKNGDK from the coding sequence ATGTCGACCATTCTCCAGTCCGTCCCCGTCAATCAGAAAGTGGGCATCGCCTTTTCCGGCGGCCTCGACACCAGCGCCGCGCTGCACTGGATGCGCCAGAAGGGCGCGATTCCGTACGCGTACACCGCCAACCTTGGCCAGCCCGACGAGCCCGACTACGAAGCGATCCCGAAAAAGGCGAAGCTGTACGGTGCCGAGCAGGCGCGCCTGATCGATTGCCGTGAACAACTGGTAGCGGAGGGCATCGCCGCGCTGCAAAGCGGCGCGTTCCACATCTCGACCGCCGGCGTCACCTACTTCAACACCACGCCGCTGGGCCGCGCCGTGACCGGCACCATGCTGGTGGCCGCGATGCAGGAAGACCAGGTCGACATCTGGGGTGACGGTTCCACCTTCAAGGGCAACGACATCGAGCGCTTCTACCGCTACGGCCTGCTGGTCAATCCGGCGCTGCGCATCTACAAGCCCTGGCTGGACAACACCTTCATCCAGGAGCTGGGCGGGCGCAAGGAAATGTCGGAATTCCTGATCAAGTCCGGCTTCGACTACAAGATGTCGGTCGAAAAAGCCTATTCGACTGACTCCAACATGCTGGGCGCGACGCACGAGGCGAAAGACCTCGAGCATCTCAACAGCGGCATGAAGATCGTCGAGCCGATCATGGGCGTGGCCTTCTGGCGCGACGATGTCGAGGTCAAGCGCGAGGAAGTGAGCGTGCGCTTCGAGGAAGGACGGCCGGTGGCGCTGAACGGCATCACCTTTGCCAACGCCGTCGACCTGATGATGGAAGCCAACCGCATTGGCGGCCGCCATGGCCTTGGCATGAGCGACCAGATCGAAAACCGCATCATCGAGGCGAAGAGCCGCGGCATCTACGAGGCTCCTGGCCTGGCACTGCTGTTCATCGCCTACGAGCGCCTGGTCACCGGCATCCACAACGAAGACACGATCGAGCAGTACCGCGAAAACGGCCGCAAGCTCGGCCGCCTGCTGTACCAGGGCCGCTGGTTCGACCCGCAGGCGATCATGCTGCGCGAAGCCTCACAGCGTTGGGTGGCGCGCGCCGTCACCGGCGAAGTCACGCTGGAGCTGCGCCGCGGCAACGACTACTCGATTCTGAACACCGAATCGCCGAACCTGACTTACCAGCCGGAACGCCTGACGATGGAAAAAGGCGAAGGCGCGTTCACGCCGCAGGACCGCATCGGCCAGCTGACGATGCGCAATCTGGACATCACCGATACGCGCGACAAGCTCGGCATCTACGGCAAGGCCGGTCTGCTGGGCACCACCTCGTCGGTGGCGCTGCCGCGCCTCGGCAAGAACGGCGACAAGTAA
- a CDS encoding pyrimidine/purine nucleoside phosphorylase, whose translation MTTQFDNVSVVKKANLYFDGKCVSHTVLFADGTKKTLGVIFPSALTFNTGAPEIMELNAGKCRIRLKGEESWTTYEGGQSFNVPGNSTFDIETLETLDYVCHFVAA comes from the coding sequence ATGACCACACAATTCGACAACGTTTCCGTCGTCAAGAAGGCCAATCTCTACTTCGACGGCAAGTGCGTTTCGCACACCGTCCTGTTCGCCGACGGCACCAAGAAAACCCTCGGCGTGATTTTCCCTTCCGCGCTGACCTTCAACACTGGCGCACCGGAAATCATGGAACTCAATGCCGGCAAATGCCGCATCCGCCTGAAGGGCGAAGAGAGCTGGACCACCTACGAAGGCGGCCAGAGCTTCAACGTCCCGGGCAATTCCACCTTCGACATCGAAACGCTGGAAACGCTCGACTACGTCTGCCACTTCGTCGCGGCATGA